One segment of Candidatus Micrarchaeum acidiphilum ARMAN-2 DNA contains the following:
- a CDS encoding phosphoesterase, with product MKLTEDVELIEGMPIAYIKSINAIAVSDLHLGYEGVMSKRGALIPKVNFRKIKDMIKSAVEATKADSIIVDGDIKNEFSSVDVEEFNELYDFINFAKEIKIRPILIKGNHDNFVERYSIPFKLAVHRQQATIGKYLFFHGEELPKIEKKDTAMLIMGHEHPAIGIYYENGRKEKIKCFLYGKYGGRRLLVLPAMSYFAGGTEINLESRKSLLSPIFRKTDIDEMHAIVVGYGSTMDFGKISELRKMTAQ from the coding sequence ATGAAGCTTACCGAAGACGTCGAGCTTATTGAAGGCATGCCAATAGCATACATAAAGAGCATAAATGCCATAGCGGTATCAGACCTGCACCTTGGGTATGAAGGCGTGATGTCCAAGCGCGGCGCTTTGATACCAAAAGTCAACTTCAGGAAGATAAAGGACATGATAAAGTCAGCAGTCGAGGCCACAAAAGCCGATTCAATAATTGTTGATGGCGACATAAAGAACGAATTTTCGAGCGTGGATGTGGAGGAATTCAACGAACTTTATGATTTCATAAACTTTGCAAAGGAAATCAAGATACGGCCCATCCTGATAAAAGGCAACCACGACAACTTTGTAGAGAGATACAGCATACCTTTCAAACTTGCCGTGCACAGGCAGCAGGCAACTATTGGGAAATACCTTTTTTTCCATGGCGAGGAGTTGCCAAAGATAGAGAAAAAGGACACCGCCATGCTCATAATGGGCCACGAACACCCGGCAATAGGCATATACTACGAAAACGGGAGAAAGGAAAAGATAAAATGCTTTCTTTACGGAAAATACGGGGGCAGGAGGCTCCTAGTGCTCCCGGCCATGAGCTATTTTGCCGGCGGTACTGAAATAAACCTCGAAAGCAGGAAATCGCTGCTCTCACCAATATTCAGAAAAACCGATATAGACGAAATGCATGCGATAGTTGTGGGCTACGGCTCTACTATGGATTTCGGAAAGATCTCAGAGCTTAGAAAAATGACCGCGCAGTAG